A region of Streptomyces sp. NBC_01788 DNA encodes the following proteins:
- a CDS encoding 2-hydroxyacid dehydrogenase encodes MRAAVAIESLKDNPYFAERVKEIADEVTYLPARPDHDELRDLLGQYDLLVIGARERITAGMLRDAPVRTRIVGTLSVGTDHLDLPALKEAGIYVERCPTANVRSVAEHALALLFALSKELKWGDRLVADGKSRSGLPSLPFELSGRTLGLIGYGNIGSTLGTLAAALGMRVVATSRTRQDGGDGEVAFGTLEHILSESHLVSISVPLTQETRGLVNSTTLASLRAGAILVNTSRAEVVDEQAVRAALDSGRLAGYGGDYDHADPDLTERPNVLITPHVAGITVESNDRLDNELIDRLVAHLKG; translated from the coding sequence ATGCGTGCTGCGGTGGCGATCGAAAGCCTCAAGGACAATCCGTACTTCGCCGAGAGAGTCAAAGAGATCGCGGACGAGGTGACTTACCTGCCAGCGCGTCCCGACCACGACGAGTTGCGTGATCTTCTAGGTCAGTACGATCTGCTGGTGATCGGTGCGCGCGAGCGGATCACCGCGGGCATGCTGCGTGACGCGCCTGTGCGTACACGCATCGTGGGGACGCTCTCTGTAGGCACCGACCATCTGGACCTCCCTGCGCTTAAGGAGGCGGGCATCTATGTGGAGCGCTGTCCCACGGCCAATGTCAGGTCCGTCGCCGAGCATGCCCTCGCGCTTCTGTTCGCCCTGTCCAAGGAGCTGAAGTGGGGGGACCGGCTCGTCGCCGACGGCAAGTCACGCAGCGGCCTGCCGTCCCTGCCGTTCGAACTGAGCGGCAGGACGCTGGGGCTGATCGGCTACGGGAACATCGGCAGCACGCTGGGAACCCTTGCAGCCGCCCTGGGCATGCGGGTCGTCGCCACCAGTCGCACCCGGCAGGACGGCGGTGATGGGGAGGTCGCGTTCGGCACGCTCGAGCACATCCTGTCGGAGAGTCACCTGGTGTCGATCAGCGTCCCCCTGACGCAGGAGACCCGCGGCTTGGTCAACTCCACCACGCTGGCGTCGCTGCGCGCAGGGGCCATCCTGGTCAACACCTCACGGGCTGAGGTGGTGGACGAGCAGGCGGTGCGTGCCGCCCTGGACAGCGGGCGCCTGGCCGGATACGGCGGCGACTACGACCATGCGGACCCAGACCTCACCGAACGGCCCAACGTTCTTATCACCCCGCACGTGGCCGGGATCACGGTGGAGTCCAACGACCGCTTGGACAACGAACTCATCGACAGACTCGTGGCGCACCTGAAGGGGTAG